A genomic stretch from Sulfurimonas sediminis includes:
- a CDS encoding LptF/LptG family permease: MLRLKKYILSNFSALFMSIFLPLFVIASVIFLIKLSTYTAVIQLTIFEMGKLYLFVLPEILFYTLPITFFVAATLSLFKLSNDNEIIVIFSLGIAPGFIIRTFFKPAFILSVLLAFNFLVVAPHTTTLSKNFLSYKKSEAKFNLAASEFGNSFGDWLLYIGAKNDDGTFSKVFLFNKKQEEEILIAAKKAKVINDSGILRLQLMDGEGYSYSKEKFSQINFQEMLINDTLKADLTTYEQPLQYWLSKENAGRKKHVFIKDTLLSLFPMITLFLIASIGIVQVRHQKSKVYLYLFVSIVLFYGMTIGLEKMFQYYTIPVVALSWLITTYAIYRKTIVNKF, from the coding sequence ATGCTGAGATTAAAAAAATACATACTGAGTAACTTTTCTGCTCTTTTTATGTCCATATTTTTGCCATTGTTTGTCATAGCATCGGTAATATTTTTAATTAAACTCTCTACTTATACGGCGGTTATTCAACTGACTATTTTTGAAATGGGCAAGCTGTATCTTTTCGTACTTCCTGAAATCCTTTTTTATACGCTGCCTATTACATTTTTTGTAGCAGCAACACTTTCTTTGTTTAAACTCTCAAACGACAATGAAATAATTGTTATTTTTTCACTTGGAATTGCACCGGGCTTTATCATTAGAACCTTTTTCAAACCTGCTTTTATTTTAAGTGTATTGCTGGCATTTAACTTTCTGGTTGTTGCGCCCCATACGACTACTTTGTCAAAAAACTTTCTCTCTTACAAAAAGAGTGAAGCAAAATTCAATCTTGCAGCAAGTGAATTTGGAAACAGTTTTGGTGACTGGCTTTTGTACATTGGAGCAAAAAATGATGACGGCACTTTTTCAAAAGTTTTTTTGTTTAACAAAAAACAGGAAGAGGAGATACTCATCGCTGCAAAAAAAGCCAAAGTTATTAACGATTCGGGAATTTTACGTCTTCAGTTAATGGATGGTGAAGGGTACAGCTACTCAAAAGAAAAATTTTCTCAGATAAATTTCCAAGAGATGCTTATCAATGATACGCTCAAAGCAGACTTGACCACCTATGAACAACCCTTGCAGTACTGGCTCTCAAAAGAGAATGCCGGAAGAAAAAAACACGTCTTCATTAAAGATACCCTGCTGAGTCTCTTTCCGATGATAACACTTTTTTTAATCGCAAGCATCGGTATAGTTCAGGTCAGACACCAAAAGTCCAAAGTCTATTTATATCTTTTTGTAAGCATAGTTTTATTTTATGGCATGACCATAGGTTTGGAAAAAATGTTCCAATACTATACGATTCCTGTTGTTGCACTTTCATGGCTGATAACAACATATGCCATCTATAGAAAAACAATCGTCAATAAGTTTTAA
- the truA gene encoding tRNA pseudouridine(38-40) synthase TruA: MRVALHLAYNGTHFFGSQTQKETSKTVLGELENVLKKLGIEQKVVASGRTDKGVHATMQVCHIDLPPYWDDMEKLKKVLNKMLCDALHVKKIIHVKDDFHARYSAKKRSYRYIITTKQKNPFESDFVTFLEDVNLQQIQQNIGLFVGEHDFRQFMKTGSDVKSTTRIIYRAFAYQHKDYIVLYFEANGFLRSQIRLMVGALLTLTKDAIQAQLNGTKKYKIKPAPPNGLYLSKIKY, encoded by the coding sequence ATGAGAGTAGCACTGCATCTAGCCTATAACGGCACTCATTTTTTTGGTTCACAAACACAAAAAGAGACTTCAAAAACAGTCCTCGGTGAACTTGAAAATGTTTTGAAAAAACTGGGAATTGAGCAAAAAGTCGTGGCAAGCGGGCGAACGGACAAAGGTGTCCATGCTACTATGCAGGTTTGTCATATAGATTTACCGCCCTACTGGGACGATATGGAAAAACTCAAAAAAGTTCTCAATAAAATGCTGTGTGATGCTTTACATGTAAAGAAAATCATACATGTAAAGGATGATTTTCATGCGCGATACAGTGCAAAAAAAAGAAGCTATCGCTACATCATCACAACAAAACAGAAAAATCCTTTTGAAAGTGATTTTGTTACTTTTTTAGAAGATGTAAACCTGCAACAGATACAGCAAAATATCGGTCTTTTTGTCGGAGAGCATGATTTCAGACAGTTTATGAAAACAGGCAGTGACGTAAAATCTACCACAAGAATTATATACAGAGCTTTTGCCTATCAACACAAAGACTACATTGTTTTATACTTTGAGGCGAACGGATTTTTGCGCAGCCAAATCAGACTGATGGTCGGTGCACTTTTAACACTCACCAAAGATGCAATACAGGCACAGCTCAACGGCACCAAAAAGTACAAAATCAAGCCGGCACCTCCAAACGGGCTTTATCTCTCAAAAATCAAATACTAG
- the coaBC gene encoding bifunctional phosphopantothenoylcysteine decarboxylase/phosphopantothenate--cysteine ligase CoaBC, whose translation MKIPTDLIKDKKILLAVTGSIAVYKTLELVREFIKAGAEVKVVMSESAKKFIAPLTFETLTSNEVLDDTNESWANEHNHIKITQWADIMVIAPATANTIAKLANAIADNMLLQCALAFSGMKILAPSANTNMLQNPITQANLKMLGIANYTILETQTKELACKTIGDGAMAEPLDIFYQTCRELLKEEFWEHRRVIVTGGGTIEKIDEVRYISNFSSGKMASALATALYLKGADVNLIATRFDTDLPVNMHKIDVEDSQEMLEYLVDSIRIAKKGKLSKATLIRDEHIHLIQKKPYLFMAAAVSDYVPEFPQNTKLKKEDLGQKWELSLKKNIDILSTIDKEGITVIGFKAEMDKEKAEENAKKMLKEKELDAVCLNILQNSASFGSDENEIEFITAQKDVHIPKADKLHVSFKIVNNAKELQE comes from the coding sequence ATGAAAATACCGACAGATTTAATAAAAGACAAAAAAATTCTCCTCGCAGTGACCGGTTCTATTGCTGTGTACAAAACGCTTGAACTTGTACGAGAATTCATCAAAGCCGGAGCCGAAGTAAAAGTTGTCATGAGTGAGAGCGCAAAAAAATTTATAGCACCTCTTACTTTTGAGACACTTACTTCAAATGAGGTACTTGATGACACAAACGAGTCCTGGGCAAATGAACACAACCATATAAAAATCACCCAATGGGCGGACATTATGGTCATCGCTCCCGCTACAGCAAACACAATCGCAAAACTTGCCAATGCCATTGCGGACAATATGCTTTTGCAGTGTGCCCTTGCCTTTAGCGGTATGAAAATCCTTGCACCCTCGGCAAATACCAATATGCTTCAAAACCCGATAACACAGGCAAATTTAAAAATGCTGGGTATTGCAAACTATACTATTTTAGAAACACAGACAAAAGAGCTGGCCTGCAAGACCATCGGTGACGGTGCAATGGCAGAACCTTTGGACATTTTTTATCAAACCTGTCGTGAGCTTTTAAAAGAGGAGTTTTGGGAGCACAGACGGGTGATAGTGACCGGTGGAGGCACGATAGAGAAGATAGATGAAGTTCGTTACATCTCAAACTTTTCAAGCGGAAAAATGGCATCGGCTCTGGCAACGGCACTCTATTTAAAAGGGGCAGACGTCAACCTCATAGCAACCAGATTTGACACTGATTTGCCTGTAAACATGCATAAAATAGACGTAGAAGACTCACAAGAGATGCTTGAGTATCTTGTCGACTCCATACGCATTGCAAAAAAAGGCAAGCTGTCAAAAGCGACACTCATACGCGACGAGCATATTCATCTCATCCAAAAAAAGCCTTACCTGTTTATGGCGGCGGCAGTGAGTGACTATGTTCCCGAGTTTCCACAAAATACCAAACTTAAAAAAGAGGATTTGGGGCAAAAGTGGGAGTTGAGTCTGAAAAAAAATATTGACATTTTAAGTACAATCGACAAAGAAGGCATTACGGTCATAGGTTTTAAAGCCGAAATGGACAAAGAAAAAGCAGAAGAAAATGCCAAAAAAATGTTAAAAGAGAAAGAGCTTGACGCGGTCTGCTTAAATATTTTACAAAATTCTGCAAGCTTTGGCAGTGACGAGAATGAAATAGAATTTATAACCGCGCAAAAAGATGTGCACATACCAAAAGCAGACAAATTGCATGTTTCTTTTAAAATAGTAAACAATGCAAAAGAGCTGCAAGAATAG
- a CDS encoding di-trans,poly-cis-decaprenylcistransferase: MNKARHIAIIMDGNGRWAEQQGKKRVKGHEAGAKVVKEITTYCSKDENVERLTLYAFSTENWKRPRLEVEFLMKLLEKYLKDELPSYLKNNVKFEAIGDIRAFSKSLQKTIQMVEEKTKHCDGLVQSLALNYGAQDEILRAVNSLKKQDENITFEMLNNELDCKVDVDILIRTGGDKRLSNFLLWQSAYAELFFTDTLWPDFTCKELEKILQKFTKIERRFGGLK, translated from the coding sequence ATGAACAAGGCCAGACATATAGCCATCATAATGGACGGAAATGGACGATGGGCAGAGCAACAGGGCAAAAAAAGAGTCAAAGGGCATGAAGCAGGTGCAAAAGTCGTCAAAGAAATTACAACATACTGTTCAAAAGATGAAAATGTAGAACGCCTCACACTCTATGCCTTTTCAACAGAAAACTGGAAAAGACCACGTCTTGAAGTTGAGTTTTTAATGAAACTGTTAGAAAAATACCTCAAAGATGAATTGCCTTCATACCTCAAAAACAATGTCAAGTTTGAAGCCATCGGTGATATTCGTGCTTTTTCAAAATCACTGCAAAAAACCATTCAGATGGTAGAAGAAAAAACGAAACATTGTGACGGTTTGGTGCAGAGTCTTGCTCTGAACTACGGTGCGCAGGATGAAATTCTTCGTGCGGTAAATTCTTTGAAAAAACAGGATGAAAATATCACATTTGAGATGCTTAACAACGAACTTGACTGTAAAGTAGATGTGGATATACTCATTCGTACCGGCGGAGACAAGCGGCTTTCAAACTTTTTGCTTTGGCAGTCGGCCTATGCGGAACTTTTTTTTACAGATACACTCTGGCCGGACTTTACATGTAAAGAGTTGGAAAAAATTCTACAGAAATTTACAAAAATTGAAAGACGATTTGGGGGCTTAAAATGA
- a CDS encoding prepilin peptidase codes for MELGIAFVLGILFGSFLNVVILRIPKGESVVFDASHCPACNEKLKPWHNIPLFSWIFLTGKCAYCKSHISIQYPLIELLSGFIFVILANKFGLNLPAFFIAMSFLMLLALSVIDFRYKMVPDSLNLLAIFFAILGAWSVQGFVLNLENALLFAGGFTLLRFALSYYLTSSVFRAGLKTKTSWNKHYDRTPFIEAMGEGDIMVAAAMGALLGVKLGLIAIFLSALLALPVMLLLLNKSKEEQRVPFVPFLALATFIVYVYDSQILRYIEANY; via the coding sequence ATGGAACTTGGCATAGCTTTTGTACTCGGCATACTTTTTGGTTCTTTTTTAAATGTTGTCATTCTTCGCATACCAAAGGGAGAAAGTGTTGTTTTTGATGCGTCACACTGCCCTGCATGTAATGAAAAACTCAAACCATGGCATAATATTCCGCTTTTTTCATGGATTTTTTTAACAGGAAAATGTGCCTACTGCAAATCACATATTTCTATACAGTACCCGCTTATAGAACTGCTATCAGGTTTTATTTTTGTCATTCTTGCCAATAAATTCGGACTGAATCTGCCGGCATTTTTTATAGCCATGAGTTTTTTGATGCTTTTAGCACTTTCGGTCATAGATTTTCGATACAAAATGGTGCCCGATTCACTCAACCTCTTGGCTATTTTCTTTGCCATACTCGGTGCATGGAGTGTTCAAGGTTTTGTTCTTAACCTGGAAAATGCCCTCCTTTTTGCCGGCGGGTTTACCCTGCTTCGTTTTGCCCTTTCGTATTACCTTACTTCTTCGGTATTCAGGGCAGGACTAAAAACGAAAACATCCTGGAACAAACATTACGACAGAACACCTTTTATAGAAGCCATGGGAGAAGGCGACATTATGGTAGCGGCTGCAATGGGCGCACTTTTGGGAGTCAAACTTGGTCTTATTGCCATTTTTCTCTCAGCTCTCCTGGCTTTGCCGGTTATGCTTTTGCTTCTTAACAAATCAAAAGAGGAGCAACGCGTCCCTTTTGTGCCTTTTTTGGCACTTGCAACTTTCATAGTCTATGTGTATGACTCTCAAATACTCAGATACATCGAGGCAAACTACTAA
- a CDS encoding efflux RND transporter permease subunit, which produces MKNSFSIVDFLLSRPYFIISFLALFLFLGLVGYNKIDRKLFPDSNYPTVAVVIVEPGESAKGLAANVSIPVEEELYTLDKIRRVYSTTIDEVSVISAEFEYTKNIDSATSDVSNALDKIRAKLPAAILNPQIIKITEATAPIVTYAVSAKEGNVSLEDIRQIVQTQIKHKLIKVQGVANVDVFGGYEKEIEVIVDKEKLERYNLDIALVVAKLRANDNDFAIGFITGKDKRYLLRAQGKRDTVAKLKKVSITKEIQLQDIANVYFGHYDNSAEYYGNSKNAIAIAVQRTGNADVIRTIARVEKEIQKLQNKYKNLSFVITDTQKDTIVQSTNNMFESLRDAIIMSTLVVFFFLASFRQVLVVLVTIPLVYATTIALMWIIGIEFNVVTLTAIILALGLLLDDAVVVMENIERHYRELHDEIHKAVYNGTKEIMFADLSGTITTMIALSPMLFVGGYPQTIFQPLVATLLLALAASYAISITAVPLLSLKILTIKNPFVLKSEAFFEKITGGFSSAIADFFVSAVSLGAKKKSVALAYTVVLLFLFFTSVKGVMPTVGQELMPPMDTGGVRISITVDPNLPIEASKKVVEEANKIITKQGDLLYLSSAIGSEAGVMSIGSGSSIDHIRISATYVDRYKRKESIWQIERKLREALNKIKNVNSVDVVDYGATAIASLRANIDVTLSSDDLTKLQKAGDIVADAMQHTGGVVSVSRTWLANKRVYEFSVDEKKAAYYGLNNEEIAKQLQLFVRGAKAASFYLQNSADFGIRVWVDKKKRESIEEIKDYLVTTKKGKIPLRDMVKITMVQEPSLITREGLQYTLNVYGFREKAAISHIMANFDKAFDGKVLPDGVTMEQTGDIKQFKNSAGRMVGAIGFAVILILFTLIAMFNSVKISMMIVFSIPLTIIGASWMMLFMHYHTSMPAMMGFILLSGIIVNNAILLIHFALEKMKEGYSTFEAMVESIKIRTRPVLMTAFATSAGMLPVALGSAIGLERLAPLGTVAIGGLIVGTFLTLLFIPLVFIWSVKPKEV; this is translated from the coding sequence ATGAAAAATAGTTTTTCTATAGTAGATTTTTTACTTTCAAGACCCTATTTTATTATTTCATTTTTGGCACTGTTTTTATTTTTAGGACTTGTCGGATACAACAAAATAGACAGAAAACTTTTTCCGGATTCCAATTATCCTACTGTAGCTGTGGTCATTGTAGAACCGGGAGAATCAGCGAAAGGTTTGGCTGCAAATGTTTCCATTCCCGTAGAAGAGGAGTTGTATACACTGGACAAAATAAGAAGAGTCTACTCAACAACCATTGATGAAGTGAGTGTGATTTCTGCCGAGTTTGAGTATACAAAAAATATTGACAGTGCTACAAGTGATGTCTCCAATGCGCTTGATAAAATCAGGGCCAAACTGCCTGCAGCCATTTTAAATCCCCAGATTATAAAGATAACAGAAGCAACTGCCCCAATCGTAACATATGCAGTCAGTGCAAAAGAGGGAAATGTCTCTTTGGAAGATATCAGGCAAATTGTACAAACACAGATAAAGCACAAGCTGATTAAAGTACAGGGTGTTGCCAATGTAGATGTATTTGGCGGCTATGAAAAAGAGATAGAAGTTATCGTCGATAAAGAAAAACTTGAGCGTTACAATCTTGACATAGCTTTGGTTGTTGCCAAATTGCGGGCAAATGACAATGATTTTGCTATTGGATTTATTACAGGAAAAGACAAAAGGTATCTTTTGCGGGCTCAGGGAAAGCGCGACACTGTAGCCAAGCTGAAAAAAGTCAGTATTACAAAAGAGATACAGCTGCAAGATATCGCAAATGTTTACTTCGGACATTATGACAACAGTGCCGAATACTATGGAAATTCAAAAAATGCTATCGCTATTGCTGTACAAAGAACCGGTAATGCTGATGTAATAAGAACAATAGCACGTGTAGAAAAAGAGATACAAAAACTGCAAAACAAATATAAAAACCTCTCTTTTGTAATTACCGATACGCAAAAAGACACTATAGTGCAAAGTACAAACAACATGTTTGAATCTCTACGCGATGCCATTATTATGTCGACACTTGTTGTTTTTTTCTTTTTGGCATCTTTTCGTCAGGTTTTGGTTGTTTTGGTCACCATTCCACTTGTTTATGCAACAACTATAGCCCTTATGTGGATTATCGGTATAGAATTTAATGTTGTGACGCTTACTGCCATTATATTGGCACTGGGACTTCTTCTGGATGATGCTGTAGTCGTGATGGAAAATATTGAAAGGCATTACAGAGAACTCCATGATGAGATACATAAAGCTGTCTATAACGGAACCAAAGAGATTATGTTTGCAGATTTGAGTGGAACAATTACAACGATGATAGCCCTCTCTCCTATGCTTTTTGTAGGAGGGTATCCTCAGACAATTTTCCAACCGCTTGTAGCAACACTGCTTTTGGCACTGGCAGCTTCGTATGCTATTTCTATAACCGCGGTTCCTTTACTCTCGTTGAAAATTCTTACTATTAAAAATCCTTTTGTTTTAAAAAGTGAAGCATTTTTTGAAAAAATTACAGGAGGCTTCAGCAGTGCTATAGCTGATTTTTTTGTGAGTGCCGTCTCTTTGGGAGCGAAGAAAAAGAGTGTTGCCCTGGCATATACAGTGGTACTTCTTTTCTTGTTTTTTACAAGTGTGAAAGGTGTTATGCCGACAGTCGGACAGGAACTGATGCCGCCTATGGATACAGGAGGGGTGAGGATAAGCATCACAGTGGATCCGAATCTGCCGATAGAAGCGAGTAAAAAAGTAGTAGAAGAGGCAAACAAAATCATAACAAAGCAGGGAGATCTTTTGTATCTCTCAAGTGCCATTGGAAGTGAAGCAGGTGTTATGAGCATAGGAAGCGGCAGCTCTATAGACCACATCCGCATATCGGCAACCTATGTAGACAGATACAAAAGAAAAGAGAGTATCTGGCAGATAGAACGCAAACTGCGTGAAGCATTGAATAAAATAAAAAATGTAAACAGTGTGGATGTTGTTGATTATGGTGCAACAGCGATTGCGAGTCTTCGTGCAAATATTGATGTAACACTCTCTAGTGATGATTTGACAAAACTGCAAAAGGCAGGTGACATTGTTGCGGATGCAATGCAGCACACAGGCGGGGTTGTCAGTGTTTCAAGAACCTGGCTTGCGAACAAAAGAGTGTATGAATTCAGTGTAGACGAAAAAAAAGCCGCCTATTACGGCTTAAACAACGAAGAGATAGCCAAACAGCTTCAACTCTTTGTACGCGGGGCAAAAGCTGCCTCGTTCTATCTGCAAAACAGTGCGGATTTCGGCATAAGAGTATGGGTAGACAAGAAAAAGAGAGAAAGTATTGAAGAGATTAAAGACTATCTTGTTACGACAAAAAAAGGGAAAATACCTTTGCGTGATATGGTAAAAATTACAATGGTGCAGGAGCCGTCTCTGATTACAAGAGAAGGCTTGCAATATACTCTGAATGTATATGGTTTTCGGGAAAAGGCGGCAATTTCTCATATAATGGCAAACTTTGATAAAGCTTTTGATGGTAAAGTATTGCCAGATGGTGTAACAATGGAGCAGACGGGAGATATAAAACAGTTTAAAAACTCTGCAGGAAGAATGGTAGGGGCCATCGGTTTTGCAGTTATATTGATACTTTTTACACTTATCGCCATGTTCAACTCTGTAAAAATTTCAATGATGATAGTCTTTTCGATACCGCTTACCATTATAGGGGCTTCGTGGATGATGCTTTTTATGCACTACCATACCTCTATGCCGGCAATGATGGGATTTATCCTCCTGAGTGGTATCATCGTCAACAATGCAATTTTACTAATTCATTTCGCACTCGAAAAGATGAAAGAGGGATACAGTACTTTTGAAGCAATGGTGGAGAGTATCAAGATACGAACACGGCCTGTTCTTATGACAGCGTTTGCAACTTCTGCCGGTATGCTTCCTGTTGCACTTGGATCTGCCATCGGGTTAGAGCGTTTGGCACCGCTTGGAACGGTAGCGATTGGCGGTTTGATTGTAGGTACCTTTTTGACCCTGCTGTTTATACCACTTGTCTTTATCTGGAGCGTGAAACCGAAGGAAGTCTAG
- a CDS encoding iron-sulfur cluster assembly scaffold protein, whose product MFENVKMPEGLNPEVLEHLMNPKNYGKLDDANGVGVALDEKTKEYVIFYTKLEDDIIKDVKFATNGCQDTVVIGSMFTQMIQNNDLDYANTAVEKIHKKLGKLSAQQLVCAEIVFSAFLASLQNYENKKNGADEELHLFKMKESCETTPVRKDEENE is encoded by the coding sequence ATGTTTGAAAATGTAAAAATGCCAGAAGGCTTGAACCCTGAAGTCCTGGAACATCTGATGAATCCGAAAAATTACGGAAAACTCGATGATGCAAACGGAGTGGGTGTTGCTCTGGATGAAAAAACAAAAGAGTATGTCATATTTTATACAAAACTTGAGGATGACATTATAAAAGATGTAAAATTTGCTACAAACGGCTGCCAGGACACGGTTGTCATCGGTTCCATGTTTACACAGATGATTCAAAACAATGATTTGGACTACGCAAATACTGCTGTCGAAAAAATACACAAAAAACTGGGAAAACTTTCAGCGCAACAACTTGTCTGTGCAGAGATTGTTTTTAGCGCGTTTTTGGCATCACTCCAAAACTATGAAAACAAAAAAAACGGCGCAGATGAAGAGTTGCATCTGTTTAAAATGAAAGAGAGCTGCGAAACGACACCTGTGCGCAAGGATGAAGAAAATGAATAA
- the rd gene encoding rubredoxin, translated as MKKYICTVCDYIYDPEVGDEENGIPAGTAFEDLPDDWVCPDCGEPKEVFEPLEDE; from the coding sequence ATGAAAAAATATATATGTACAGTATGTGATTATATTTATGACCCTGAAGTCGGTGATGAGGAAAACGGAATTCCTGCCGGAACAGCGTTTGAAGATTTGCCAGATGACTGGGTCTGTCCTGATTGCGGCGAACCCAAAGAGGTTTTTGAACCCTTAGAAGATGAATAA
- a CDS encoding TolC family protein, which translates to MVQKLVLGFLLTFSLHAMSLKETIDEALQHNNSLKKTFLDKEVSQKNRRIKRAQNLGRFDAVLNYDHYNNARTLVPLTPMQIVSSPTGPYEMPTTNDLVSTGLSYNVTLFDGFAKQNSCKISDLAYKNTLFKIKLAKAELIYNVENIYLSLLSLQEQLKAQKKYIEAKKRLYEYIQKAYHLGGKSKLDMLEAKNAYVEAVANKNKIISNIGILKASLSQMIASDKFDKAEEVSVNFDGAQEGEPDLKSLSRLKIAALKSNIAQKRVRTAEALYYPKVDFSAYYGYSMGPNATTNTFAQTGVTYLNKNDFNSENVWQIGLHLKWNLYDFGAKSASVAKEKIALMQSKIDKSITRLELEKNLKIANSKIEIAQADYTALQSQYELLQEIEKAQQIKYENNALSLVDLLDTQAKKELVYAQMTEAKYGYQKAKYYKEYLLEKEVK; encoded by the coding sequence ATGGTACAAAAACTGGTTTTAGGTTTTCTTTTGACATTTTCGCTTCATGCAATGAGTCTCAAAGAAACAATTGATGAAGCACTGCAGCATAACAATTCCCTGAAAAAGACCTTTTTAGACAAAGAGGTTTCACAAAAAAACAGGCGCATAAAACGGGCACAAAATCTTGGTCGATTTGATGCCGTGCTGAATTATGATCATTATAACAATGCACGCACACTGGTGCCGTTAACACCAATGCAGATAGTCTCTTCTCCGACAGGGCCCTATGAGATGCCCACAACGAATGATTTGGTCTCTACGGGTCTTTCTTACAATGTGACGCTTTTTGACGGATTTGCCAAACAAAACAGTTGTAAAATATCTGATTTGGCATATAAAAACACTCTTTTTAAAATAAAACTTGCAAAAGCAGAACTCATTTACAATGTAGAAAATATTTATCTCTCTCTTTTATCACTGCAAGAACAGCTCAAAGCGCAAAAAAAGTATATAGAGGCAAAAAAAAGACTGTATGAATATATACAAAAGGCCTATCATCTTGGCGGAAAATCAAAACTTGACATGCTGGAGGCAAAAAATGCCTATGTAGAAGCAGTGGCGAACAAAAACAAGATAATCTCCAATATAGGAATTTTAAAAGCTTCTCTTTCTCAAATGATTGCTTCGGACAAATTTGACAAAGCAGAAGAGGTCAGTGTCAATTTTGATGGGGCGCAAGAAGGCGAACCGGACCTTAAGAGTTTAAGCCGATTAAAAATTGCTGCACTAAAAAGCAATATAGCACAAAAAAGAGTCCGTACCGCAGAGGCACTGTACTATCCAAAGGTGGATTTTAGTGCATATTACGGCTACAGTATGGGACCCAATGCAACGACAAATACTTTTGCACAGACGGGTGTGACATACTTAAATAAAAATGACTTTAACAGTGAAAATGTATGGCAGATAGGTTTGCATTTGAAATGGAACCTTTATGATTTTGGAGCAAAAAGTGCGAGTGTTGCCAAAGAAAAGATTGCTTTGATGCAGTCAAAAATAGACAAAAGCATAACACGGTTGGAGTTGGAAAAAAACTTAAAAATTGCAAATTCCAAAATAGAAATTGCACAGGCGGACTATACAGCTCTGCAGAGCCAGTATGAACTTTTGCAGGAGATAGAAAAAGCCCAACAGATTAAATATGAAAACAATGCACTTTCCCTTGTGGATTTGTTGGATACACAGGCAAAAAAAGAGTTGGTCTATGCCCAAATGACAGAAGCCAAATATGGGTATCAAAAGGCGAAATACTATAAAGAATATCTTTTAGAAAAGGAAGTGAAGTAG
- a CDS encoding efflux RND transporter periplasmic adaptor subunit: MKKIVLIIVGVLVAAGAGLFLKKQKEHVAALPAAKEYSKSVETTVAKEKSVSRKREFLAEVFSLKQAGIASKFTANIKKIYVHENDKVKKGELLVTLDDKDILANLTSLKAQKKALLLDLKNARDILQRNKKLYAIEAVSKEILDASNAKYQTTRSAVKSAEAKITQTKVQLNYLNLVAPFDGVIGSKLLDEGSIAPAGKPVVTLNTQKQKLTFSFSQNQVPIAEGQKVYLQKRLIGRVSKIYDDAKNALLVAEVTLQKRIDFANKSFVHIKVEIANAKGCSVPLNALLHTQEGVYVMQYQEGKFSKLAVDLLLEDNSAAVVSPCPKYRVALGSEAKLSMLPAYGKIIIDKAQTNEK; the protein is encoded by the coding sequence ATGAAAAAAATTGTATTGATTATTGTGGGTGTGCTTGTAGCAGCAGGCGCAGGACTTTTTTTAAAAAAACAAAAAGAGCATGTGGCTGCTTTGCCTGCAGCAAAAGAGTATAGTAAAAGTGTGGAGACTACTGTAGCAAAGGAAAAAAGTGTTTCTCGTAAGAGAGAGTTTTTAGCAGAAGTATTTTCTTTGAAGCAGGCAGGTATTGCTTCAAAATTTACAGCAAATATCAAAAAAATATATGTGCATGAAAATGACAAAGTAAAAAAAGGGGAACTTTTGGTGACGCTTGATGATAAAGATATTTTAGCAAATCTTACATCACTCAAAGCACAGAAAAAAGCATTATTGCTTGATTTGAAAAATGCTCGGGATATTTTGCAAAGAAATAAAAAGCTTTATGCAATTGAAGCTGTTTCCAAAGAGATACTTGATGCTTCGAATGCAAAATATCAGACAACACGCTCAGCTGTCAAATCTGCAGAGGCAAAAATAACACAAACAAAGGTACAGTTGAATTATCTGAATCTTGTAGCCCCTTTTGACGGTGTTATCGGCTCCAAACTACTGGATGAAGGTTCCATCGCTCCGGCAGGCAAACCTGTTGTTACTCTCAATACACAGAAGCAAAAGCTGACCTTTTCTTTTTCCCAAAATCAGGTACCAATAGCAGAAGGGCAAAAGGTATATCTGCAAAAAAGGTTGATAGGGCGAGTCAGCAAGATTTATGATGATGCAAAAAATGCGCTGCTTGTTGCCGAAGTCACACTGCAAAAACGCATAGATTTTGCAAACAAATCTTTTGTCCATATCAAGGTTGAAATTGCAAATGCAAAAGGGTGCAGTGTTCCTTTGAACGCACTTTTGCATACACAAGAAGGTGTTTATGTTATGCAGTACCAAGAAGGAAAATTTTCAAAACTTGCTGTTGACCTGCTTTTGGAAGACAATAGCGCAGCTGTTGTGTCTCCGTGTCCAAAGTACAGGGTGGCTCTGGGTTCTGAAGCAAAACTTTCCATGCTTCCAGCATATGGAAAGATAATAATTGACAAGGCACAGACGAATGAAAAATAG